The sequence below is a genomic window from bacterium.
AGGCCGCCGGAACGGTGATCGTCGAGCCGCGCCCGGCGTTCCGTCCGTCGCCGCTCGGGCGCACCCTGCGGATCATGCCGATCGCCTCCGTCGAGGCGCTGCGCGACCTGCTGTGGCCGTTGCGCGGCGTGCTCGAGGGTGCCGGCGTCGCCGCCGAGCCGGGGCGCCGGCTGGCGGTGACGGCGGCGCTCGAAGCGTGCGGCGTGCATCTGGTCAGTCCGCTGGGGGCAATGCAGCGGCCGCCGCTCGCGTGGCGTCAGGGCGGCCGGGCGCGTCTCGGCAGTTGGTTCGACGGCGATGCGTCCTGACGAGCTGCGGCGCGGGTTCCTCCGCCACGTCTGTCAGACTTCGGCCGCGCCGCTCGGCATCGTCGTCGCGCGGGCCGAGGGAGCGACGATCTGGGATGCCGACGGCCGCGCCTATCTCGACCTCCTGTCCGGCATCGGCGTCGCCAATGTCGGCCACGGGCATCCGGAGGTGGTCGCCGCAGTGCGGGCACAGGCCGAGCGCTACCTGCACGTCATGGTGTACGGCGAGGCCGTCGAGGAGCCGCAGGTGCGCCTGGCGCAGCGGCTGGCGGAGCTGGCGCCGGGCGACCTCGACGTGGCGTTCTTCTGCAACAGCGGCACCGAGGCGATCGAAGGCGCGATCAAGCTGGCGCGCAAGGCGACCCGCCGCTTGCGCCTGGTCGCCTTTTGCGGCGGCTATCATGGCGACACCCTGGGCGCGCTGTCGCTGTGCGACAGCCCGGTGTATCGGCCGCCGTTCGAACCGCTGCTCGGCGACGTCGAGTTCCTGCCCTTCGACGACCACCGCCAGCTCGACCGCATCGACGACCGCGTCGCCGCCGTCGTGGTGGAGCCGATCCAGGGCGAGGGCGGGGTGCGCGTGCCGGGTCCCGACTTCCTGCCCGCGCTGCGCGCCCGCTGCGACGCCGTCGGGGCGCTGCTGGTGTTCGACGAGGTGATGACCGGCTGCGGCCGCGCCGGCACCTGGTTCGCCTGTCAGCAGTGGCAGGTCGTGCCGGACGTGTTGGTGCTGGCGAAGGCGCTGGGCGGCGGCCTGCCGCTCGGCGCCTTCGTCGGGCGCGCGGCGCTGATGGCGAGCCTGTCGCACGACCCGCCGCTGGCGCACGTGACGACATTCGGCGGCCATCCGCTGTCGTGCGCCGCCGGCCTCGCCGCGCTGGAGGTGATGGCGCGCGAACGCCTGCCCGAGCGCGCGGCCCAGGTCGGCGCGCACTGGCGCGCGCGGCTCGACGCCCTGCGCAGCGCCCGGCTTGTCGACGTGCGCGGGCGCGGCCTGTTGATCGGGTTGGAATTCGCCGGCGCGCAGGACACGGCGGCCTTCTGCCGCGCCGCCTTCGCGCGCGGTCTGATTCTCAACTGGACCCTGCACCGCGACACCGTCGTCCGCCTGGCGCCGCCGCTGACCATCGGCGACGACGACAGCGAACGCGCGCTGGCAGCGATTGCCGCGGCGCTGCGCGACCTCGGGTGAGCGTCGCGCGGGCGGCGCAGCGGAGAGCCGCTCCGGTCGACCAGAAATCTCTTGTCCGCAGCGGCGTTGCCGTGGTAGCCGGCGCGCATGGCAGCACCGTGGTCGGCTGCGGGCAGCGCCGCCGCGTTTCTCCTGTCGGTGGCGTGCGCGGTTGCCGCGCCCTACCCGGTCGCCGACTTGGCGCCCGGCGCGGCCGATGCCGACATCGATACGATCCGCGCCGCCGGCACATCAGTGGTATTCCGGCGCGGCGGGTCGAACCTCTGGGGTAGCGACGGCACCAGTGCTGGTACCGTGCAGCTACGCGCAGGCGCCGTCGCCAATCTGACCGAGCACCATGGACGGGTCGCCTTCACCGCGCCGAGCGCCAGCGGGCCGTTCGAGGACCTCTGGCTCACCGATGCCACGGCCGCGGGGACGACGCTGGTGGCAACACTCAACGGCGATGGGGTTTGTTCGGTGTTCGGCGGACCGTGCACGGGCTGGCATCCCATCATCGACTCGCTGACGTCGGTGAGCGGGCTCCTCTACTTCCGGCAGGACGGGTTTGGCGTCTGGCGCAGCGACGGCACCACTGACGGAACCTTCCGTGTCGGCCTCTACGCACAACGCGTTTGTTCCATCGGCTGTTTCTGTTGCTTCTACATCGGTGCCGACCTGTCGCAGTTCACCGCGGTCAACCAGCGGTTGTATTTCAGCCGCACGGACGGCTACCTCACCGAATACTCGCTCGAGTCCAGCGACGGCGCTGCTACCGCGCCGCTGCTTGCCGGCACCGCCGCGAGTGCCATGGCGGGTGCCGGCGGCCGGCTGTTTTTCGTCGCCGCCGGGGTGCCGACGGCGCTCCAGGTGCACGACGGCAATGGCTTCCGCTGGCTCGGCCTGCTCGGAGATGGCACGCAGGCGGCAACCCAGCTCACCGCGTCGGGCGGCCTGCTCTATCTCATGGTCGGTGCGGGCACAGCCAGCGCCGCGCTGTGGCGGAGCGACGGTACGCCGGGAGGAACCTTCGTGGTGTTGCAGGGCGACGCCGCCGATTTGACCGCTTTCGACGGCGGGCTCGCTTTTCGGCGGATCGCCGCCGGCGGCGACCAGCTCTGGCATACCGATGGAACGGTCGCCGGGACTGCGCTGGTGAGCGCGCTGGCGCCGAGCTCGCTGACGGCGGTCGGCGGCACGTTGTTCTTCGCCGCCAGCGACGCGGCGGGGGCCGAGCTCTGGCAGAGCGACGGGACGGCCGCCGGGACGTCGCGGGTGGCGGACTTGGTGCCGGGTCCGGACGGCTCCGCGCCGGCCGATCTCACCGCCGCCTGCGGGAGGCTCTACTTCACCGCCAGCACGCCGGCGACCGGTCGCGAGCTGTGGGCGCTCGACGTCGATCCGGGAGCGTGCCCGGTTGCCGAATCCGACTGCGTCGCCGACGCGCAGTGCGCGTATCCCTGCGGCACCGGTCACTGCGACGCCGCGACCGGCTGCTCGGCGTCGCCATACGCCTGCTGCGGAGCCGCGCAATGCGACGATGGCGATGTTTGCACGATCGATACCTGCCGGCACATTCTCGGGTGCCAGCACACGCTGCTGCCGGGTCTCGACGCGATCACCTGCCTGCTCGGAGCCTCCGGCAGCGAGGCAGCACGCTGTCCGGGTGAGACGCTCTCGGTCGCGACCGGCCGTCGCTTCGATCGCGTGCGCTCGCGCTTGGCGCAGGCCGCCGCGCAGATGCAGCCGACGCAGGCGCAGCGGCGGGTCATGGCGGCGATCCGCGCCCTGGACCGTGTCCAGAGTCGCATCGACGGCGAGTTGCGGCGCGCCGCTGTCTCCGCCGCGTGCCACGGCGCGCTCACCGATATGGTGGTCACCGCCCGTGCGCGGGCCGCGGCGTGGCAACCCTGAGCGGAGCATCAGCGCCGCCGCCCTGACACGCCGGCGGTCAGTAGATGCGCGGCTCGCCGACGGGGCGGGTCTTCCAGCGCTTGTGGAACCAGATCCACTGCTCGGGGTAGCGACGCAGCATGGTCTCGAACACCGCGTTGCAGCGGCGCGTGTTCTCGATGACGTCGGCGTCGCGATCGCCGCTCCTCGCCAGCTCCACCTCCGGCAGGACGACGATGCGGTGCTGGTCGCTGGTGCCGTCGCGCACCAGGAACACCGGCACCACCGGGGCGCCGCTCAGCATCGCCAGGCGGGCGGGGCCGGGGGTGGTCGACGCCGGCCGGCCGAACAGGTCGGCGAACACGCCGTAGCGGCGGGTCTGGTTCTGGTCGGCGGGGATGGCGACGATCTGGCGTCGACGCAGGGCCCGCAGCGCCGCCTTGGCCGCGCTCTTCTTCGGCAGCGACACGGTGCCCGCTCGCTCGCGCAGGCTGGTGATCGCATCGTCGACCAGCTCGTTGTTCATCGGCCGGTGCACGAGCGTGATCGGATGCCCGAGGAGTCCGTGGGCGTAGGCGAGCAGCTCCCAGTTGCCGAAGTGGCCGGTGAGGATCAGCGTGCCCTCCCGCGCCGCGCGATCGAGCGTCGCCTGCCAGCGATCCGGATCCTCGACCGAGACGTAGTCGTGTACGGTCTGCGCCGTCAGCGACGGGAGGTGGCAGATCTCGGCCGCGGTGCGGCCGAGGTTGCGCACCGATGCCCGCAGCAGGGCGCGGCGCTGGGCGGGGGTCTTGTCGGGAAAGGCGATGCCCAGGTTGATCAGCGCGATGGCGCGGTCGCGGCGATCGAGCAGATAGAAGAGATCGCCGAGCAGGGCGCCCAGCCGCAGCGCGAGCGCGCGCGGCAGGATCGCGAAGGCGCCGATGGCGGCGCGGAAGATCAACAGCTCGAGGCGATCGCGGAAGGATGGCGCCGCCGCGGGCGCCATCGCGTCGGCACGATGGGTCGCGACGGCCTCGACCTGGCCCTCGCTCTGCGGGCGGGGGACGTCAGGCGACGGCGTCACCGAAGACGGCGATCTCCTTCGCCTTCAGCTCGCCGTAGACCTCGGCGTCGATGCGCCGGTACTTCTCGATCGCCTTCTCCGCCAGGCTCTCGTCCCCTTCCTGGCGCGCCAGCTCCATCAGCTTGTTGCGGATCCACGACATGTGCCACTTCTCGTCGTTGGTCACGTCCTTCAGCACTTCGAGCGTCTGCGGATCCGGGTCGTGGTTCTCGATGTGCTCGAGGTAGCGCGCGAACGAACGCTCCTCGACGACGACGGTCAGGGCGAGGATCTCGAGGATCGAGCGCGGCACCGTGCGCAGGCCGACGCGCTTCTGGTAGCCGTCCTCGATCTTCATCGGCTCGCCGCCCATGTCGTTGATGCGCTTCGTCCACAGCCAGGCGTGGCGCGTCTCGTCGGCGAGGTGCAGGGCCAGCTTCACCTGCGCATCCGGGTCGTCCATCATCTTGATGAGCCGCAGCAGCAACGTCGCGCCATGCAGCTCGGCGTCGCGGTAGTAGCTCATCAACTGAATCATGCGCGGGTCTGGCGTCGGCATCAGCGAACCTCCGATATTACGACAAAACAGTATTCTGGTAGTGAAATTCAGCGTCCAGATCAAGTCGCGGCACCGGCCGGCGGCGCCAGCGCTTGTGCCACCAGACCCATTCGGTCGGGTTCTCGCGCACCTGCGCCTCGATGATCTCGCCGCAGCGGTGCGTCAGCGTGACCACGTCCGCGCGGCGGTCGCCGCTGCGCGGCGGGTGGAGCGGCGGCAGCACGGTGAGCTGGTGGCCTCCGTCGGGTCGGCGGCGGGCGAAGGCGGGCACGATCGGCAGATCGCGGCGGACCGCCAGCGCGGCGGCGGCCGCCGGCGTGCGCGCCGGGCGGCCGAAGAAGGGCACCGACACTGACGGGGCCTGGATGTCCTGGTCGATGAGCAGCGCCAGGACGCCGCGCTGGCGCAATACCTGGAGGATCTCGCGGCCCGAGCTCGGGCTCTCGCGGATGATCGCGCGGACGCCGTTGCGGGCGCGGAAGTCGACCAGCAGCCGGTTCAGCCGCGGGTCGTTCATCTGCTTGGCGATGCCGGCGATGGGGATGCCGCGCCCGGCGAAGTAGGCGGCGAGGATCTCCCAGTTGCCGATGTGCCCGGTGACGACGATCGCGCC
It includes:
- a CDS encoding aspartate aminotransferase family protein, with translation MRPDELRRGFLRHVCQTSAAPLGIVVARAEGATIWDADGRAYLDLLSGIGVANVGHGHPEVVAAVRAQAERYLHVMVYGEAVEEPQVRLAQRLAELAPGDLDVAFFCNSGTEAIEGAIKLARKATRRLRLVAFCGGYHGDTLGALSLCDSPVYRPPFEPLLGDVEFLPFDDHRQLDRIDDRVAAVVVEPIQGEGGVRVPGPDFLPALRARCDAVGALLVFDEVMTGCGRAGTWFACQQWQVVPDVLVLAKALGGGLPLGAFVGRAALMASLSHDPPLAHVTTFGGHPLSCAAGLAALEVMARERLPERAAQVGAHWRARLDALRSARLVDVRGRGLLIGLEFAGAQDTAAFCRAAFARGLILNWTLHRDTVVRLAPPLTIGDDDSERALAAIAAALRDLG
- a CDS encoding lysophospholipid acyltransferase family protein, with translation MNPLRRFYRRSHRLRRFVRRRKDALTYHAVRVALWLPRQVSLATALRLADRVGDIIYAVDRKTRERSLAHLDVAYGDALSRDEKERIARAALRNAARCFVEVTHMEDLKRRFDDGYVTVDGWEHVRAVLEAGKGAIVVTGHIGNWEILAAYFAGRGIPIAGIAKQMNDPRLNRLLVDFRARNGVRAIIRESPSSGREILQVLRQRGVLALLIDQDIQAPSVSVPFFGRPARTPAAAAALAVRRDLPIVPAFARRRPDGGHQLTVLPPLHPPRSGDRRADVVTLTHRCGEIIEAQVRENPTEWVWWHKRWRRRPVPRLDLDAEFHYQNTVLS
- a CDS encoding lysophospholipid acyltransferase family protein, which codes for MTPSPDVPRPQSEGQVEAVATHRADAMAPAAAPSFRDRLELLIFRAAIGAFAILPRALALRLGALLGDLFYLLDRRDRAIALINLGIAFPDKTPAQRRALLRASVRNLGRTAAEICHLPSLTAQTVHDYVSVEDPDRWQATLDRAAREGTLILTGHFGNWELLAYAHGLLGHPITLVHRPMNNELVDDAITSLRERAGTVSLPKKSAAKAALRALRRRQIVAIPADQNQTRRYGVFADLFGRPASTTPGPARLAMLSGAPVVPVFLVRDGTSDQHRIVVLPEVELARSGDRDADVIENTRRCNAVFETMLRRYPEQWIWFHKRWKTRPVGEPRIY
- a CDS encoding ferritin-like domain-containing protein, which codes for MPTPDPRMIQLMSYYRDAELHGATLLLRLIKMMDDPDAQVKLALHLADETRHAWLWTKRINDMGGEPMKIEDGYQKRVGLRTVPRSILEILALTVVVEERSFARYLEHIENHDPDPQTLEVLKDVTNDEKWHMSWIRNKLMELARQEGDESLAEKAIEKYRRIDAEVYGELKAKEIAVFGDAVA